One genomic window of Leptospira saintgironsiae includes the following:
- a CDS encoding metalloregulator ArsR/SmtB family transcription factor yields MNAFAALADDTRREIVRLVAKNGELTSTEIGQNFNITPPAISHHLKVLKSAKVLNMKKEAQKRIYSLNGSSINEMEDWLLDIIDLWNKRLDKLDRYVLKIKKERARDKK; encoded by the coding sequence ATGAATGCTTTTGCTGCCCTTGCAGATGATACAAGACGGGAAATTGTGAGATTGGTAGCCAAAAACGGCGAACTCACTTCAACCGAGATCGGGCAAAATTTTAATATAACACCACCAGCCATTTCTCATCACTTAAAAGTCTTAAAGAGCGCTAAGGTCCTTAATATGAAGAAGGAAGCGCAAAAACGAATCTATAGTCTTAACGGCTCGAGCATTAACGAAATGGAAGATTGGTTATTGGATATAATCGATTTATGGAATAAGCGCCTGGATAAATTGGATCGATACGTTTTAAAGATCAAAAAGGAGAGAGCCCGTGATAAAAAATAA